Sequence from the Longimicrobium sp. genome:
TGCGTGAGTGCGCGGAGATGCAGCGCACTCGCGTCCCGTCGCGGACGGCTGGTCAGCCGCGCGTGAACTCCTCGGGCTGCATGCGGCCGTGCAGGTCGCCCACGTCCGGCGGCGCGTCGCCGCGGGCGAGGCCGGCGCGTTCCCATGCGTCCACGCCGAGGGCGCGGAGGACGTCCCGAAGCACGCTGCTCAGCTCGTACATGGTGAGGTTCCGCGTTCGAGGTGGGGGCGGCCCGTGTGCCGCGGTGCTGCTGCCGATTCGTCGATCCGTTCGAGGAAGAAAGACCCGCTCGCCTCCCCGGGCGCGCGGCCCGGGAATGGAAATAACAGACAGGCGTCACGTCCGAGGCGGGCGCACTCTACATGGATCCCGGCGACCTGTCAAGTTTCTCAATTTAGACGTGAATAGATTACGGTTCCCTTGTAATTTTGCGGACGGACGAAGTGGCCAAACCATCCCCGCGCGGTGCATTTACATCCGTGGTGAGCGCACGATTACGGCACTCTGATGGGGCCGCCGCTGACACACAGCTATCCACTTTGCAGAGTGGGAGAAAGCTCGGCACGGACGAACGCTAGGGCGCGATAAGGTCGTCCCGGGGATGGTCGCGGCGTGCACCTGCGTGAGGGATGCGCGCCCGGAGGGCCGGGACACCGCCGCGCGTGCGCGGATGCCGATCATCGGGCGGATGCGGGCGCGGCGGGGGCCCGGCGCCGTTGGCAACAGCAGTATCGTTGCCTACGGCGCGCGCAGCCCGGTTTGGCGTCTCAGCGCCAAACACGCCCAAGAAACAGAAGTGCGAGAGTGCGAAAGTGCGAAAGTGCGAGAGCAACCACGCACTCTCGCACTTTCGCACCTTCGCACTCTCGCACTAAAAACCCCTCACACCGAGCAGATGTAGAGTCGCGCGGGAAGGATGTTGAGCGGCTCGAACGCCTCGCGGATGTCGCGGAACTCCGGCTTCAGGAAGCGCGAGACGGCGCGCGAGAACTGGTAGACGAGAAAGCGCCCGCCCGGCCGCAGCGTCTGGCGCGTGGCGCGCACGATGGCGGCGCTGACCTGCTCGGGCATGGTGCTGAAGGGGATGCCGGAGATCACGTAGTCGGCCTGGTCCAGCCCCAGCTCGCCCAGCACGCGCCCCACGTCGGCCGCCGAGCCGTGCACCACCGTGAGCCGCGGGTCGGGGATGGAACGGCGCAGGAACTCCACGAACTCGTCGTTGGTCTCGAACACCACCAGCCGCGCGTCGCGGCGCATGCGCTTGAGCACCTCGGCGGTGATGTTGCCCACGCCCGGCCCGTACTCCACCACGACGCGCGCGCGCTTCCAGTCCACCTGCCGCATCAGGTCGCGCACCAGGAAGCGGGAGCTGGGGATGATGGAGCCCAGCATCCGCGGGTGCTTGAAGAAGTTCCGCGCGAACAGGATGATCTGCCTGCGCCGCGACGCCGCCGTCTTCGCCATTCCGACTCTCCGTCCTGATGCACGGGGGGACGATCTCACCACGGGAAGCAGGCAACCTGCGCCCTGAGGGCCGCGCCGCGCAAGCGCACGAAGCGGGCCGCCGTCCACGTTCGCCGGACGGCGGCCCGCTCGCCACCCCTCGCGCGCGGGGTCGGGCCCCGCTCACCTCAGCCCGTCGCGCACCTGCTGCGCCAGCGCCAGGTGCCTCACCACCGCGGCGCGCATCTCGGTGGTCATGCGCACCGTCTCGATCGAGGCGCCGGTGCGCAGGGAGGGAAGCATGTTGTCGAGGGTCCGCAGCGCGTACTCGTGCGCGGCCACCTGCCGGTCCATGTACGCCCGGTCGAACTCCACCCCGCGCAGCCCCTGCAGCCGCTGCATGGCCGCCATGTGATCGTCCACGATGGGGCGGCTGTAGTCGCTGGACATCAGCATGGCGTGCAGCCGCGGGTCGCCCACGGCCAGCACGTTCGTGCTCTCGCGCGCCACCACGGGGCCGGGCGCCATCGATCCCGATCCGGCCTGCGCGGTGGCGGGCTTGCCGCCGGGGTGGTCGCCGCCGGCGCTGGCCGGCTGCGGCGCGTCGGCCGCGAACAGGCTCTGCCCCGCGCCCACGGTGCCGGTGGGGTGGCCGGCGTTGTTCTCGGGGATGGGCTTGCCGTTGCGGTCCAGCAGCTGCCCGTTGTTCCCCAGCGCGGCGCCCGCCGGCGTGCCCTGCGCCGGGTCGTGCGTGGAGACGCCGGTGCGGGTGGCGTTCACGCTCACGCTCCCCGAGCCCACCGCCACGCCGTTGGCTTCGCCGTTGTTGGCGATGATGGGCCGGCCGCTGCCGGGGTCGCGGTTCAGGTCGGTGCCCGCCGCGCTGAAGCCCGTGCTGCCGTTGGGCGAGCCGGAGTTGTTCTCGGGGATGGGGCGGCCGCGCTGGTCCACGCCCTGCGCGTTGCTGCCGCGGTTGTAGCTCACGTCGGCCAGCTCGCGCCCCAGCAGCCCCATCCGCATCATCGACAGCTGCACCCGGTCGACGCCCTGGCCGTGGTCGTCCACCATCATCCGCGCGAAGTCGCGCACGCGCGGGCTCAGCGCCGCGTCGAGGGCCAGCCGCCCTTCCTCCACCTCGCCGACGTTGACGGCCAGGAGCGCGTGGTGCGCCGCGCTGTCGGCCGACTCGGGGCCGGCCGCGTACACGCTCGGCCCGGTGGCGAACCCGGTCAGCGCCAGCACGGCGGCGCCGCCCACCGCCGCCCTCCGCGCCGGACTCCTTCCGATTGTGTCCATCATCCCCTCCTGCAACGGTTTCCGCCATTCCCGCGGGCGCCCCGGCCCGCATTCCCCTCTGTCGTCGGCCGTCCGGGTGAAGCGAGGCGCGTTGCAAGGCCGGGTCCACAGACGTTCCATCATCCCCATCTAAATTGTTGTTAAATATACAGATAGGAGACTCGCACCGAGACGCGGAGAGCGCCGGGCGCGGGATGAGCCCTCCGCGGTTTTCCGCGGCTCCGCGTGAGAACTTCCGGTTCTGGCGACCTCGAGACGCGGCGAAGCCCTCCCCCGCGCGGGGCGGGAGAGGGCTTCGCGGGAGACGCGATGGGGACGGGCTAGACGCGCAACTTCGTCCAAAGCACGATGGCGCCGCACATCGAGCCGCGCAGGTTGCGCACGAACTCGACGGGGATGGTGGAGGCCTCGTAGATCTCCACCCCCTCCAGGTCGGTTGGCTGCACCAGGTCGTCGACGGTGGCGGTGGCGCCGTACATGCTCACCTGCACCCCGTCGATGAACACCAGCGGCTCGCACCCGCCGCGGCCGCGGATGGCGTAGCCGGTGCCGCGCGTGGGGCGCATCGACAGCCCGGCCACGCGCCGCAGCAGGTCGGTGGTGCGCGACGCGTGGCTGGCCTCGATGCGGTCGCGGGTGATGAAGCGCCCGTAGCGGTTGGCGCGCAGCCGCTGGTAGTACCCCGCCAGCCAGGCCGGCGGCTGCCGCGTGCTGGCGCTCACCTCCACCGGCTCCAGCGCCACCGCCTCGGTGGCGATGTGGAAGATCACGCTCACCGAGTCCAGGTAGTCGATCTGCACCCGGTCCGACAGCGTTCCCGCGTATCCCACGCGGGCGGCCGCCAGGCGGTAGATGCCCGCGCCGGGAACGTCGATGTCGAACGCGCCGGTGGTGTCGGTCAGCGTCCGTCCGCGGACGGCGCCGGCCTCGGAGCGCAGCTCGACCTGCGCCTGGTTGATGGGCCGGTCGGTGCCGCGCTCCAGCACCCGCCCGTGGACGGACTGCGCGGTGGCGGTCGAGGCGGCGGCGCAGAGGAGCGCCGCGGCGGCAAGGAGCGGGCGCATGGCGTGCCTCCCGCGGGAAGGGATCGGTCCGGCGCCCGCAGGCGTACGGCCGAGGGCGGCGCCCCGACCGGGGTGCCGCAAGATGGAACGAACGGCAGGGGCTTTTTCTAGCATGGAGCGCGCCGCGGCGGCGCCCCGTTTAGACTATCGTTGCCTCGCGCGACGCCCGCGCGCAAGGTTCACGCGCGCGCCACCCTCCCGGCGCGGCCCGCGAGCACGCAGATTCAGGGCGCCGCGCCGGCCCGGAGCGCCGGACCCGCATCACCCCGCGATCCCGTCCCCCACGGAGGAATGGACACCCCCGACCCCCGCACGCACGCCTCCGGGCCCGCCCGCCGCGGCTGGTGGGCGGAGCTGCGCCGGAACCTGCGCACCGTCCCGAACCAGCTCACCGTGCTCCGTCTCGCTACGGTGCCGGTGCTGTGGGTGCTGATGCTGTTCGGGCACCCGGTGTGGGTGGGCGTGGGGGTGATGGTGGCCGCCGCGACCGACGTGCTCGACGGCTGGCTGTCGCGCCGGTGGCACCAGACCAGCGAGTTCGGCAGCCGGATGGACTCGGTGGCCGACCACCTGCTGGCCATCTCCATGACGCTGTGGCTGGTGCTGCTGCGGCCCTTCTTCTTCCGCGAGCAGAGGTGGCCGCTGATCGCGTGGGCGGCGTTCGCGCTGCTGGTGCTGCTGGTCAGCTGGCTCAAGTTCCGGCGTTTCGTGGACCTGCACCTGTACAGCAGCAAGGCGGCGGTCTTCCTCTCCTGGTGCTTCGGCATCCCGCTGCTGATCGTCGGCCGGTACAGCCACGCGCAGTTCTGGATCACCATCGGCGCGTGCTTCCTGGCCGCCGCCGAGTCGCTCGCCGTCGTTCTCACGCGCGACGAGGTCGACGAGCACATCGGCTCCATCCTGCTCAAGCCGCCATCGTCGTCATCTGGTTGAACTGATTGGAACTGCGGGGTCTGGGCGTGTTGGGCGCTCAGACGCCCAAACGGGCTGCGCGCGCGGTAGGGCACGATACAACCGTGCCCAACCGCGCCGGGCCACCACCGCGCCAGGCATCCGCGCGGATCATCGGCGACGGCGCACGCGCGGCGGCGTCCCGGCCCTCCGGGCGCGCATCCCTCACGCAAATGCTTGCCCCGCGCTGAGTTCCCCCCTCCCCTGCGCAGCGGGGGAGGGGCCGGGGGAGGGGGCCAGCCCGCCGCCGCGCGAATCCCCGCCCTCCGCACGGATGTCCTCACCCCTACCCCTCCCGGTACGGGAGGGGTGGCGAGCCTAGGCGAGCCGGGGAGGGCGAGCCGGGGAGGGCGAGCCGGGGAGGGCGAGCCGGGGAGGGCGAACCGCAGCGGCGGACCGCCGCCGCCCGCGCGGGGTATCCCCGCGGCGAGCCGGGGCACTATCTTGCTCCCCCGATCTCCCTGACGATTCGCTCGAGCACCGGAGCCGACCCGATGTCTTTCATCCCCTGCGGCCGTACGCTCTTCCGCGGCGCGCTGGCCGTCGCCTTCACCGGCACGGCCGCGTGCGGCAACTCGGGCCAGGCCGCGCCCGACGCCCGCACCGACGCCGCACCGGCCACGTCCGAGGCCGCCCCCGCAGTGCCCGCCGACGCGCCGCTCGCCGTCGTCTACAAGAGCCCCACCTGCGGCTGCTGCAACGCGTGGGTCACCCACATGCGCGAGAACGGCTTCCGCGTGGAGACGCACGACACCGAGGCGGTCGACTCCGTCAAGGACAACGGCAGGGTGCCGCAGGGCGCGCGCTCGTGCCACACCGCGCGCGTGGGCCCGTACGTGATCGAGGGCCACGTCCCCGCCGACCTGATCAAGCAGCTCCTGCGCGAGCACCCGCAGGACGTCGCCGGGCTGGCGGTGCCGGGGATGGTCACCGGCTCGCCCGGCATGGAGGGCCCCAACCCCGAGCACTACGACGTGATCGCGTTCACCAAGGACGGCCAGACGCGCGTCTACGCCTCGCGCTGATCCCCGGCGATACCTGACGGCGCGGGCCGGGAGCGATCCCCGGCCCGCGCTTTTCATTGCATCTCCTCCACGAACCACGCAGGATTGGGAGATGAGCGAGAACGAGATGAAGCTGA
This genomic interval carries:
- a CDS encoding rRNA adenine N-6-methyltransferase family protein — translated: MAKTAASRRRQIILFARNFFKHPRMLGSIIPSSRFLVRDLMRQVDWKRARVVVEYGPGVGNITAEVLKRMRRDARLVVFETNDEFVEFLRRSIPDPRLTVVHGSAADVGRVLGELGLDQADYVISGIPFSTMPEQVSAAIVRATRQTLRPGGRFLVYQFSRAVSRFLKPEFRDIREAFEPLNILPARLYICSV
- a CDS encoding DUF4142 domain-containing protein; protein product: MDTIGRSPARRAAVGGAAVLALTGFATGPSVYAAGPESADSAAHHALLAVNVGEVEEGRLALDAALSPRVRDFARMMVDDHGQGVDRVQLSMMRMGLLGRELADVSYNRGSNAQGVDQRGRPIPENNSGSPNGSTGFSAAGTDLNRDPGSGRPIIANNGEANGVAVGSGSVSVNATRTGVSTHDPAQGTPAGAALGNNGQLLDRNGKPIPENNAGHPTGTVGAGQSLFAADAPQPASAGGDHPGGKPATAQAGSGSMAPGPVVARESTNVLAVGDPRLHAMLMSSDYSRPIVDDHMAAMQRLQGLRGVEFDRAYMDRQVAAHEYALRTLDNMLPSLRTGASIETVRMTTEMRAAVVRHLALAQQVRDGLR
- a CDS encoding TonB-dependent receptor plug domain-containing protein, yielding MRPLLAAAALLCAAASTATAQSVHGRVLERGTDRPINQAQVELRSEAGAVRGRTLTDTTGAFDIDVPGAGIYRLAAARVGYAGTLSDRVQIDYLDSVSVIFHIATEAVALEPVEVSASTRQPPAWLAGYYQRLRANRYGRFITRDRIEASHASRTTDLLRRVAGLSMRPTRGTGYAIRGRGGCEPLVFIDGVQVSMYGATATVDDLVQPTDLEGVEIYEASTIPVEFVRNLRGSMCGAIVLWTKLRV
- a CDS encoding CDP-alcohol phosphatidyltransferase family protein → MDTPDPRTHASGPARRGWWAELRRNLRTVPNQLTVLRLATVPVLWVLMLFGHPVWVGVGVMVAAATDVLDGWLSRRWHQTSEFGSRMDSVADHLLAISMTLWLVLLRPFFFREQRWPLIAWAAFALLVLLVSWLKFRRFVDLHLYSSKAAVFLSWCFGIPLLIVGRYSHAQFWITIGACFLAAAESLAVVLTRDEVDEHIGSILLKPPSSSSG
- a CDS encoding DUF411 domain-containing protein yields the protein MSFIPCGRTLFRGALAVAFTGTAACGNSGQAAPDARTDAAPATSEAAPAVPADAPLAVVYKSPTCGCCNAWVTHMRENGFRVETHDTEAVDSVKDNGRVPQGARSCHTARVGPYVIEGHVPADLIKQLLREHPQDVAGLAVPGMVTGSPGMEGPNPEHYDVIAFTKDGQTRVYASR